Within the Flavobacterium sp. N502536 genome, the region AAAAACTAAGTTGGTGTAACGTATTGTCTAAAACATAATTATCCAATGTTTCGATACGCCCAATATCTAACAACAATTCTGAACCATATTTGTATGGAAGAAAATGATACGTTTTGATTTTGGGTACTACTGTCATTCCTTATATAATTTCCTGTTGTTTTGCAGGCGAGCTAAAAATATAACTTTTCATGGTTAAAGACAATACCTTTTTTGATGCAAAACCTTAAGACTACTTTTTTCTGCTTTTTCCATCCTTTCAAAAACTCATAAAACAAAAAACCTGTGAATCCAAAGACTCACAGGTTTTTACTTTATGGCAGTTATGCAATTTTTTAAAATCAAACAACTCTGCGTGACAGTATCGTGGTGCATTTGGATACCCCCTGAATTCCTGCAACTATTTTTTTATATTAGGAATGACGATGCTTTATTTATTGAAGTTTTCAGCAAAAAAACCTAACATGCATTTATAAAGCTCAATTCTGTTTTTTTCTTTTTTAAACCCATGTCCTTCGTCATATTTTACCATATAAGGCGTTTCAAACCCTTTGCTTCTAAGCGCTTTCACAATTTGATCCGATTCATTAATGTTGACTCTTGGGTCGTTTGCACCCTGAACAACAAATAATGGTTTTTTAATTTTATCTGTTTGAAATACCGGTGATACTTCTTTCGCTATTTTTGCTTCTTCCGGATCATCTAAATTATACCATATTTCTTTAACCTGTTCTCTTAAAGGTTTCCAATATTCAGGGAACGAGTCAAAAAAGGTAAAGATATTTGAAACTCCAACATAATCTACCCCACAAACGTATAAATCGGGAGTTTTAATAAGCCCCATTAAGGTAGCATAACCACCATGGCTGCCACCGTAAATGGCAATTTTACTTTTATCTACCCAACCTTGTTCAATTACATATTTTACTCCATCTTCAACATCATCCATCACTTTTCTCCCAATTTGTTTATAACCAATTTCCTGGAATTTTTTTCCATAACCTCCAGAAATTCTAAAGTTAACTTGTAAGGTCGCATAACCTCTACTTGCAAATAATTGGGCCTCCTTATTATATCCCCAAGTATCTCTTATTCCTTGTGGACCACCATGTGGATTAACAATAAGCGGGACCTTTTCACCATTAAGTGCCGATTTTGGCAAGGTAATATATCCATATATCGTCAAACCATCTCTACTAGTGAATTGTATTGGACGCATTTCTGCCATATCTTCTTCTTTCAACTGCGGCATTAGGTCGTATAATAGTTTTATTTTTGTTGTTGCAACATCGTATGTATAATACCTGCCAAACAATTTATCACTGTTTACCAGTATTAAAAATGTTTTTTCATTTTTATCATGTGAAACTACTGAGAATTCTTTATCGTTAAACTCTTTTTTCAAATTGTTGTACATCTTTGTATAAAACTTACTTATAGGAATTATTTCATGCTTAATTCCTTCGTAACCAACAAAATCAAGTTCATAATTTCGTTTTTTTCCCCCTATGCCCATTTCACTTAAATCAAATATAGGATTGCTATAGATCTCTTTTATAATGCTATTTTTTTTAAGATCATATAAAACAATTCTTGTCTTGTCACTGTTAAGATTTGTAGAAACATAGACTTCATCTTTATTAGCAGAATTATAATTAAATTTTATAATATTAAAATTGCTTTTCCAATCTGTTTCTTTCACAAGATTAAACTTGTTTGAATCTAAATCTTTGTAATACAATTGATCGACAACTCCATCTTTCAACTTGTAATATCCCCTTATATTACCGTCTCTGTCGAAAATATAGCTGCTGATAGGATCTTTAAGATCCTTGTTTTCCATCAGCAGTGTTAACGCTCCGGTTTTATAGTTAATTTTAAATGGTTCGTTAATTTGTTTATTGTTTTTGTTCATTACAACAATTACATAATCCGAATCCTTCAGCATCTCAAAATGGCTCACCTTAACACCATCAAAAGGGGTGATATCCTTAACAGTTCCGTTTTTAATGTCTGCCACATTCACGTGCATGTTTTCATCTCCTCCTTTATCTTTGAAAAAATAAAGATGCTCATTATCAAACCAGTCATAAGAATGAATTAATTCATCCTTTTCTTCAATTACACGGGACACTTTCTCTGTTTTTAAATTTTTCACATAAATATGATTTTTACCATCCTTATCTCTTTCTTTATAAGATAGAAATTTTCCATCAGGCGAAATTTTAAACGCAGATGCTTTGGGGTTTGCAAAATAATCTTCTACCTGATATTTAAAACTACCCTTATCAAAAGCAGTAATTTTTTGAAGCTCAGTTTTTGAAGAGGGCAACTCTGGATTACCGCGAACTGTTTCGGTATTGTTTTGGGCATTCATTGCTGCCACTATAAGCAAAATGCCAATCGAGAAAATTTTTGATTTTAGTATCATGTTTTACATATTTTATTGCGCAAATTTCAGCATACTTTAAACCATAATGGGTTATCACAGGGTTACATAATGTTAAATAGTGTTAACCGATTTTATTTAGCCTGTTTTAGTCCGTAATTTTATACCTCACCAAATACAAATTATGCGAAGTTTCTTTTTCCGTTTCGATAAATACTTACTTGTTCTGACAATAGTAATTGTTTTAGCCTTTCAATGGTATTGGCTGCAAAACAGTTATCTCAATAAAAAAACGGAGATTCTTGAACAGACAAAACTAGAAATACGACAAGTTTTAGTAAATCAGTTTGTAAATAATTTATCCTTAAATCCGAAAATAGATTCTCTCTTAAATCACGTAAAAGTAGATTATGACAAAATAACTCAATCTCAGTCAGGTGCTACAGTATTAACTACAACCCCCTATAAAGGAGAGAAGTTTCAAGAAGTAAGTAAAAAAATATTGCTCTCCTACAATAAAGCAGATAGTCTGATTTACCATTCATTGAAAAAATTACATCCCGAGTTATTCAGCGAAAATGGAGTAACCATCTACCGACAAAACAGTAAAGGAACCACGACGTATCCTAAAAAACGTACTGTTCAGAATAAAAATACCACAGAACCTGTCGCTAGTCTTATTATGAAAGAAAACATCACTTTCAGGGCTCATATAGACAACCTTTCCGGTATTATCATTTCGCAAATATGGAAATCTATCGCTTTTTCAATATTCTATATAATTCTTTTTATAGGTACTATAAGTTTATTTATCCATAACATCACAATCAATCGAAAGCTTCTTAAGAACAAGGAAATCTTCACGCAAAATATGACTCACGAGCTTAAAATTCCTATTTCGACTATAATGGTTGCCACAGATGGGCTCGTAAAATATGATATTGCGAGTGAGCCTGAAGCAGCAAAAAAGTATGCGGGTATTATTCAACGAGCTGCGACCCAACTATATTCTCTGGTTGAAACGATTCTGCAACATGCAAAAGCGGACAGCAATTATCAAAAACAAATTCTCAGCCAGGTCAATTTAGTAACTTTGATCGAAAAAGTAGTCGAAACAATATCAGGTATTATTCTGAAAAATGAAGCTAAAATTATATTCAATGAAGTTGATGAAAAAATAAATTTAAAAGGAAACTCAGATCAGTTGAAACAAATTTTTCTAAACCTGATCGATAACTCATTAAAATATTCAGACAAAGCGCCAATTGTTATGATTTCTGCGAAACAAATTCAAAATAGAGTTTTAATCTACATTAAAGACAATGGAATCGGAATTCCGGATAAGTATGCCGAAGAAATTTTTGAACCTTATTTCAGAATCTCCGAAAACGACCTCCATGATAGGAAAGGCTTTGGTCTTGGACTTAGCTTTGCAAGAAATTCATTAAAAAATCAGGGAGGATCCATTAAAGTAATAAAATCTCATCTTGAAACTGGTACATTAATTGAAATCAATATGCCTTCTTATGAATCGTAAACCTAAAATATTATATCTTGAGGATGATCCGAACTTGGGCGAAATTACAACTGATATGCTCTCCCGGGCAGGCTTTAAAGTACAGTGGGTAACTAACGGTGAAGAAGGTTTAGAAGCACTAAACAATCAAATCTTTGATATTACTGTTGCCGATATTATGATGCCAAAGTTAGATGGATACACCTTCATAAAAACGCTTCGCGAAAAAGGGAATCAAATGCCAATTATACTTCTTTCGGCTAGAGTTTTAACCGAAGATGTCTTAAAAGGTTTTGAAATAGGAGCTGACGATTACGTAAGGAAACCGTTCAGCATAGAGGAATTGATTGCGAGAGTAAACAGATTATTAAAAGATAAATCTTCTCAAACAAATGAAAATAATTTTCAATTGGGCGATTACAAATACAATCACCACAATTATGAACTAAATTATAATGGCGAATCAATTTATCTGTCTTCAAGATCGGGACAAATTCTTTATCAATTTTTAACAAATAAAGACGGTATCCTTTCCAGAAAAGAAGTGCTTCTGGATCTTTGGGGTGATGACAGTTTTTTCAATGGAAGAAGTTTAGATGTTTTTATTTCAAAACTGCGACGTCATCTTGCCTCCGATCCCAAAATTTCGATCATAAATATGAGAGGAGTTGGCTATCGCTTAATCATTGTCTAATTGCCCCTTAAACAAATGTTCGGACGGAGTGCCTTGTACCGAAGAAGAGCACCAAATAAACAGACGTAGTAAGCTTATTATTAAGACTTTATAATAAAAATATTTCAATCAATTAATTTTAGGTTCGATTTTTGTTTTACCTTAGATTCTTAATAATTTAATACTATTTAAAATTATGAAATCACTAAAATACTTCTTTATCGCAATGACATTCATTGCTGTAAGCTCTTTACAGGCACAGGTATCTGTTAATGTAAATATTGGAACACCTCCGGCATGGGGTCCGGTGGGTTATACAGATGTCCGTTACTATTATTTACCGGATCTCGAAATGTACTACGACATCAATGCATCCAATTACATTTACATCAGTAATGGAAAATGGATCAGAGCCAGAAATCTTCCGCGAAACTATAGAAATTATGACCTTTATAATGAATACAAAGTGGTACTAACCGATTACAGAGGCAATTCTCCTTATGATAATTATAAAACTCATAAAGTAAAATACGGTAAGGGATACAAAGGAAAACCACAAAAAACTATCGGTCAAAAACCCGGTAAAGGAAACAATAAAGAATATAAAGAGAATGGACATGGACATGGAAAAGGACATGGGAATGGTAAACATTAAAACGCAAAAAAGGGGGCACTTAGTAAGTTCCCCCTTTTTCATACAAGTAATTATTCTCTTTTAAACTTCCGCTAAATGTAAAAGTGAATGTTCTGGAAATGCAGCTAAAAAACTAGTCTTCTGCTTTCTTCAAATTGTCGTCCGGAACTCTATCAATCAAATAGTTGTAGGGATCGATACCTGCTTCAAAAGGTTTTTCTTTAGTCTTGAAAACATAAACATTGTTCTTTTTTGTTATTTTCAGCCTTTTGTAAACCAAAACCTTACCCAAACCTGAACCGTCTTTTGGTTCTGCAAAAACGGCAATATCAATATAGTCGGCAACAGGAATTTGAGTTTCTTTTCCTAATGCATCCGATCTGAATTTTTCGGAAGTCGTTTTTAAAGTGATTTCATACTCAGAACCTACTTTTTTGTATTTGGCTTCCAGCATTCGGTTTGAAAATAACGTGATGTTTTCAAACATATCAGAAATCAAATACTGTAAACTATCCGGAGTTACTTTTCGTAATTCATTTACTACGCCTATCGAAGTTGGAAATGGCGGGTTTTTATAAGCATAAGTGTCAACCAAATTTTTCAAAGCCTGATTTACCTTTTTCTCCCCAATCATTTCTTTTAAATAATACATCACTACACTTGCTTTTTGATAGTGTATGTACTGTTGGTGCTCGGTTTTCATTAAAGACTGCTCTCCTTCAAGCTCAGAACTACGGCCTCTTAAATAACCATCCATTTCATATTTCAGGAATTTTTTCATTTTGTCCTTTCCATATTCTTTTTCCATGACCATCAAAGCAGAATATTGGGCAAAACCTTCACTAAACATTTCACTTCCCTGCATATTGGCACCACAAACCTGATGTGCCCAATACTGATGTGCCATCTCGTGCGCTGTAACATAGTAAACCTGGTCAATATCATCTTTCTTTACATCACGTAAATCAGTAATAAAACCGATACCTTCACTAAAAGGCATAGTGCCCGGGAAAGCCTGTGCAAAACTTTGATATCTTGGAAACTCAATAATTCTGCATTGTTTATGGTAATAGGGCCCGAAGTTTTTAGTATAATATTCCAATGATTTCTGCATGCTTTTTAGCATATTCGGAACATTATAGGCGTGTTCTTTGTCGTAGTAAACTTCCAGATCTATACCATTCCATTTTTTACGGGCTATTTCATATTTTCCAGAAACAAAAGAATAAAAATTCAATGATTTTTGATCCAATTTGTAGTTGAAATACTTTCTTCCGTTGGCCTCCCAAGTTTTTAGCAATGATCCCGGAGCAATAGCCGTTTGATCCGGCGATGTGCTTATCGTAGTATTCACCTCAACCCAGTCCGAATCATTTCCAAGGTACGAATTGGCCCTGGCCGAAAGATTGTTCTCGTCCAGTTTTGGCATTCGCTCTCTCTTTGGTAATTTCAGTTTGATTCGTTTGTTTTTATCCGAAATTTCCATGCCATTAATGTATCCCAAAGAAGGTAAAATATCAGAATTATTGAAGAAGGTCCCGTTTTGGGTCAGTTGTGTAAAGCTGACTTCATTTTCGAATCCTTTTGTCAATTTCCATAAATCGATATTAATTTTGATGGAATCATTCGGCAATAAAGGTTTGTTTAATTGATAAATCTGATAATTTAAGCGGGAATCATTTAATTTTAATTTTGCTCCGGCAATATTCATTTTTAAACTATCCGATAGTTCCGGCATCGTAAAATGGAGTTCTTTTATCGCTACATTAGATTTGTTTTTTGCCCAGGCTTCTATCTTTGCCGTCATGTTTCGTTCTTCGGGCACAAGATCAATAGTATAATTGAATTTATAAAAACGTGGCTGTACTAAATTTTCGAATTTTTTATACTTTTTCTCATAATCCATCTGCTTGTTCTCTTGCTCTTTTGAAGAATCGTAAGTGTTTAAGACTTTGGTATTATAATAAACAAAACCACTGCAAAGTGCAAATGCGACTACGGTGATGGCTATAGAAACCTTATTTTCTCCAAATTGTTTTTTTGCATTTACCAATCTGTATTTAAATTGCTGTTCTTTACCACGAATGTAAAATGCGTTAATGACAAAACACAAGATCAAACAAAACAGCGTCCAGTATACATTGAACCAAATGGTAGAGGAGACAAAAGGACCAAACCCATTCATGTCCGAATAAGTAATGGCTGGTATGTTGCCAAAATTCAACATATTACTATTGATTTCGAGTAGTCCCCAAATGAAACTATTGACGATAACTAAAGTGACGAAAGCAAAATAGGCAATATATCGGTTGTTGATTAAATAATGGAATAACAAAGAAATCACCGCCATAAAAGAATAGCCCAACAAAGACACTACCATTATTGATTTTAGATAAACATCCAATTTGTAATTGTAATATCCATAAGCTGTTTGTGAAGCAATCCCCACGATTATCGTTAAAGCAAAAACAATGGCTAAAGCAATAATGAGGGCCACCAATTTAGAAGAGAATAAAACACCTGTTTTGATAGGTGTAGCATCTTGAATTTCATTGATTTTGGCATCACGTTCTTTCCAAACTAAAACACCCGTATAAAAAGTAATAAAGCCAATCATAAAAATGCTAAAAGCCCCTTTTATAGTATCGATTACATCATAAGTTACAGGATACTGAGCAGTTCCGTAGCGGCCTGTAAAACTCGTAAGGCTTGCAATCAGATTAATCATTCCAATGGCAACAATGATAATAAAGGTTGGGTTTTTGATGATGGATTTGGTTTCAAATTTCACTAAACTCCAAAAGGTACTTATCGAAAAGACATTCGCTTTTGTTGTTTCGAATACTCTGTTTGAAACAAGGATCGGGGCTTCAACTACTTTTGATTTTTTAGTCTCTTTACTCTTTTCTTTTTTAGCATTAAAAGAAAATTTAAAGTAAACTGCCACTAAAATAACCAAACTGATTCCTATCCAAATCAAACGATTGGTCAATAAATCGCCATGTAAAGAGACTGCACTTAGATTTTTTTCAGCAACAGTGGCGTATTTGGTCATAATCTTAAAAGGACGAAGTCCAAAAGGATCAAGCAAATTGGCTAACCATTCTTTCTGAATATCTTTGGTAAATCCGGAGGAGACCGCATAGAATACCAAAATAAGCATAGCTCCTATGAAAGACACTATATTACTTCTGAAAATAATCGCTAAAGCAAATAGTAATACCCCTGAGATAATCACATTTGGAATCCCAAAAACCAAGAGACCCTGCAGGTGTCCTGACCAAATGATTTCGCCAAATCTTTCCGCGGGACACATATCAAAAATGGGCGCTAATACCGGAGCAATCAGGGCACCTAAAGAAATTCCAAGTAAAGGAATTACCGAAACGATCGCTGCTCCAATGAATTTTCCGAAATAATAATCCCTTTTTTTGATTGGGGAGGAGAATATAAACTGATACATTCCACTTTGAAAATCACGGTTGGCCGTGGCATTCATAAAGGCTGTAGTCATCAGTAAACAAATTACCGAAAGTATGCCATAGAATTGTTCTACAACAAAAGGTGCGTTTTTGTTTATGTTACCGATACTTTGGCCAACGGTAACCTGCTCAGATCCGACCGCAAAAAAAACGATCAGGGTATTAATGAATAAAAAGATCCATATCATTGGTGTCTGCAACCAATATTTTAATTCGTATCGTATAAATTTCCACATAATTTTTTATTTAAAAAGAGCTAAGAGATTGACGTATTTAATACCGAGGTTTTATCACTATAAGTTTCTAAAACCTTAGCAGTTCAGTCTCTTTTTTCTTAAACTAATTCGTTTAATTTCGCAAAAAACACATCTTCGAGATTTTCCTCAGCCGGAATGAATCCGTTATTCAAATGAGTATTCGAAAAAACGTGAATCAAAGGTTGTCCACCCACTAATTTATTCGAGATTACTTTGTAGTCTTTTTGATATTCGGGTAATTCCAGTTTGGTTACTTTTTTCTCCCAAACTTTGCTTTTCACTTGCAGTAAAGCATCATCAGTATTACCACTAAACAACACTTTCCCCTGGTTCATTATCGCCATTTCTGTGCAAAGTTCACGAACATCCTGAACAATATGAGTAGAAAGAATCACCACGGTGTTCTCTCCTATTTCACTCAAAATATTATAAAAACGATTTCTTTCACCTGGATCCAATCCTGCAGTCGGTTCATCTACAATAACCAATTGCGGGTTTCCGATTAAACATTGTGCAATTCCAAAACGTTGGCGCATCCCTCCACTGTAACTGCCCACAGCATTTTTTCGATGTTCCCAAAGATTAACTTTGACTAGTAATTGTTCTATGATTTGTTTACGGTCTGATTTTTTATCAAATCCTTTCAGCAGTGCTAAATGATCCAGAAGTTCTACAGCTGACGTTCTTGGATATACACCAAATTCTTGTGGCAAATACCCCAGAACTTTACGAACCGCTTCTTTGTTATTCAAAACGTCAATATCTCCAAGGGTTACTGAACCACTGTCGACATCCTGCAAAGTCGCAAGTGTACGCATCAAAGAAGATTTTCCGGCTCCGTTTGGTCCAAGTAACCCAAACATTCCTTTTTTAATATGAAGCGAAACATCGTTCAATGC harbors:
- a CDS encoding response regulator transcription factor, whose amino-acid sequence is MNRKPKILYLEDDPNLGEITTDMLSRAGFKVQWVTNGEEGLEALNNQIFDITVADIMMPKLDGYTFIKTLREKGNQMPIILLSARVLTEDVLKGFEIGADDYVRKPFSIEELIARVNRLLKDKSSQTNENNFQLGDYKYNHHNYELNYNGESIYLSSRSGQILYQFLTNKDGILSRKEVLLDLWGDDSFFNGRSLDVFISKLRRHLASDPKISIINMRGVGYRLIIV
- a CDS encoding ABC transporter ATP-binding protein, with amino-acid sequence MELIIKNLDKKYSNGVHALNDVSLHIKKGMFGLLGPNGAGKSSLMRTLATLQDVDSGSVTLGDIDVLNNKEAVRKVLGYLPQEFGVYPRTSAVELLDHLALLKGFDKKSDRKQIIEQLLVKVNLWEHRKNAVGSYSGGMRQRFGIAQCLIGNPQLVIVDEPTAGLDPGERNRFYNILSEIGENTVVILSTHIVQDVRELCTEMAIMNQGKVLFSGNTDDALLQVKSKVWEKKVTKLELPEYQKDYKVISNKLVGGQPLIHVFSNTHLNNGFIPAEENLEDVFFAKLNELV
- a CDS encoding alpha/beta hydrolase family protein, which translates into the protein MILKSKIFSIGILLIVAAMNAQNNTETVRGNPELPSSKTELQKITAFDKGSFKYQVEDYFANPKASAFKISPDGKFLSYKERDKDGKNHIYVKNLKTEKVSRVIEEKDELIHSYDWFDNEHLYFFKDKGGDENMHVNVADIKNGTVKDITPFDGVKVSHFEMLKDSDYVIVVMNKNNKQINEPFKINYKTGALTLLMENKDLKDPISSYIFDRDGNIRGYYKLKDGVVDQLYYKDLDSNKFNLVKETDWKSNFNIIKFNYNSANKDEVYVSTNLNSDKTRIVLYDLKKNSIIKEIYSNPIFDLSEMGIGGKKRNYELDFVGYEGIKHEIIPISKFYTKMYNNLKKEFNDKEFSVVSHDKNEKTFLILVNSDKLFGRYYTYDVATTKIKLLYDLMPQLKEEDMAEMRPIQFTSRDGLTIYGYITLPKSALNGEKVPLIVNPHGGPQGIRDTWGYNKEAQLFASRGYATLQVNFRISGGYGKKFQEIGYKQIGRKVMDDVEDGVKYVIEQGWVDKSKIAIYGGSHGGYATLMGLIKTPDLYVCGVDYVGVSNIFTFFDSFPEYWKPLREQVKEIWYNLDDPEEAKIAKEVSPVFQTDKIKKPLFVVQGANDPRVNINESDQIVKALRSKGFETPYMVKYDEGHGFKKEKNRIELYKCMLGFFAENFNK
- a CDS encoding sensor histidine kinase; its protein translation is MRSFFFRFDKYLLVLTIVIVLAFQWYWLQNSYLNKKTEILEQTKLEIRQVLVNQFVNNLSLNPKIDSLLNHVKVDYDKITQSQSGATVLTTTPYKGEKFQEVSKKILLSYNKADSLIYHSLKKLHPELFSENGVTIYRQNSKGTTTYPKKRTVQNKNTTEPVASLIMKENITFRAHIDNLSGIIISQIWKSIAFSIFYIILFIGTISLFIHNITINRKLLKNKEIFTQNMTHELKIPISTIMVATDGLVKYDIASEPEAAKKYAGIIQRAATQLYSLVETILQHAKADSNYQKQILSQVNLVTLIEKVVETISGIILKNEAKIIFNEVDEKINLKGNSDQLKQIFLNLIDNSLKYSDKAPIVMISAKQIQNRVLIYIKDNGIGIPDKYAEEIFEPYFRISENDLHDRKGFGLGLSFARNSLKNQGGSIKVIKSHLETGTLIEINMPSYES
- a CDS encoding ABC transporter permease/M1 family aminopeptidase; this translates as MWKFIRYELKYWLQTPMIWIFLFINTLIVFFAVGSEQVTVGQSIGNINKNAPFVVEQFYGILSVICLLMTTAFMNATANRDFQSGMYQFIFSSPIKKRDYYFGKFIGAAIVSVIPLLGISLGALIAPVLAPIFDMCPAERFGEIIWSGHLQGLLVFGIPNVIISGVLLFALAIIFRSNIVSFIGAMLILVFYAVSSGFTKDIQKEWLANLLDPFGLRPFKIMTKYATVAEKNLSAVSLHGDLLTNRLIWIGISLVILVAVYFKFSFNAKKEKSKETKKSKVVEAPILVSNRVFETTKANVFSISTFWSLVKFETKSIIKNPTFIIIVAIGMINLIASLTSFTGRYGTAQYPVTYDVIDTIKGAFSIFMIGFITFYTGVLVWKERDAKINEIQDATPIKTGVLFSSKLVALIIALAIVFALTIIVGIASQTAYGYYNYKLDVYLKSIMVVSLLGYSFMAVISLLFHYLINNRYIAYFAFVTLVIVNSFIWGLLEINSNMLNFGNIPAITYSDMNGFGPFVSSTIWFNVYWTLFCLILCFVINAFYIRGKEQQFKYRLVNAKKQFGENKVSIAITVVAFALCSGFVYYNTKVLNTYDSSKEQENKQMDYEKKYKKFENLVQPRFYKFNYTIDLVPEERNMTAKIEAWAKNKSNVAIKELHFTMPELSDSLKMNIAGAKLKLNDSRLNYQIYQLNKPLLPNDSIKINIDLWKLTKGFENEVSFTQLTQNGTFFNNSDILPSLGYINGMEISDKNKRIKLKLPKRERMPKLDENNLSARANSYLGNDSDWVEVNTTISTSPDQTAIAPGSLLKTWEANGRKYFNYKLDQKSLNFYSFVSGKYEIARKKWNGIDLEVYYDKEHAYNVPNMLKSMQKSLEYYTKNFGPYYHKQCRIIEFPRYQSFAQAFPGTMPFSEGIGFITDLRDVKKDDIDQVYYVTAHEMAHQYWAHQVCGANMQGSEMFSEGFAQYSALMVMEKEYGKDKMKKFLKYEMDGYLRGRSSELEGEQSLMKTEHQQYIHYQKASVVMYYLKEMIGEKKVNQALKNLVDTYAYKNPPFPTSIGVVNELRKVTPDSLQYLISDMFENITLFSNRMLEAKYKKVGSEYEITLKTTSEKFRSDALGKETQIPVADYIDIAVFAEPKDGSGLGKVLVYKRLKITKKNNVYVFKTKEKPFEAGIDPYNYLIDRVPDDNLKKAED